From Solanum lycopersicum chromosome 8, SLM_r2.1, the proteins below share one genomic window:
- the LOC101248223 gene encoding ankyrin repeat-containing protein At5g02620, which produces MDTEKRLYDAAAKGDVRVLQGLLEQDVLILDRLALTCFSETPLHIAALRGHIEFVRLILAQNPQLAADLDSRKLSALHIASAKGHLAIVKMLLLVNPEICLACDRDGANPLHLAAIKGRVEVIKELIHVRPRAALGTMINRENILHLCVKHNQFEVLKVLMEIEWDREFLNAKDGNGHNILHLAVADKQIETVKYLLKTHQIDVNAMDANGNTSLDILVQSRRDVNDLSIGECLREAGGLRAKDISMSIIPNDSGGNNDPPVSSAPAYLGGNQAPSKGDWLSKKRETVMVVASLIATMAFQAGVNPPGGVWQENEKLDDPRTVPLLYKAGESVMAYNHARPYRYFLRVNTIAFVSSLSTILLLISGLPFRRRLFMWGLMVIMWSTVTTIALTYGIAIYIITPRKDSEPLGQIIDIGITVWCGLMALLLLGNTIRLLRAWQKKKHEIRRAAVQKFVNSITVDV; this is translated from the exons ATGGATACTGAGAAGAGACTCTATGATGCTGCAGCTAAAGGAGATGTTAGAGTTTTACAAGGATTACTTGAACAAGATGTTCTAATTCTTGATAGACTTGCCTTAACTTGCTTCAGTGAAACACCTTTGCACATAGCAGCACTGCGTGGTCATATCGAGTTTGTGAGGTTAATTCTTGCTCAAAATCCTCAGCTTGCTGCTGATTTGGATTCGCGGAAGTTATCTGCTCTTCACATAGCTTCAGCCAAAGGACATCTGGCTATCGTTAAGATGTTGTTGTTGGTAAATCCTGAAATATGCCTGGCTTGTGATCGTGATGGTGCAAATCCTCTTCATCTTGCAGCTATCAAAGGTCGAGTTGAAGTCATTAAGGAACTTATACATGTAAGGCCTCGTGCAGCTCTAGGAACGATGATCAACCGAGAAAACATTTTGCATTTGTGTGTGAAGCATAATCAGTTTGAGGTTCTGAAGGTTCTAATGGAGATCGAATGGGACCGTGAGTTCTTGAATGCAAAGGATGGTAATGGACACAACATTCTGCATTTGGCTGTTGCTGATAAGCAAATTGAG ACTGTCAAGTACTTGTTGAAGACACATCAAATTGATGTGAATGCAATGGATGCAAATGGGAATACATCATTAGATATCTTAGTACAGAGTCGTAGGGACGTGAATGATCTATCCATTGGTGAATGTCTTCGAGAAGCTGGAGGTTTAAGAGCAAAAGATATTTCAATGTCCATCATTCCCAATGACTCTGGCGGAAATAACGATCCTCCAGTATCTTCAGCACCAGCATATTTAGGAGGAAATCAGGCGCCATCAAAAGGTGATTGGCTTTCAAAGAAACGCGAGACAGTAATGGTGGTAGCCTCACTCATTGCAACCATGGCATTCCAAGCTGGAGTGAACCCTCCAGGAGGTGTTTggcaagaaaatgaaaaattggaTGATCCGAGAACAGTACCCTTATTATATAAAGCAGGGGAATCAGTAATGGCTTATAATCATGCCAGACCATATCGATATTTCCTTCGTGTCAACACCATTGCTTTTGTCTCTTCTCTCAGCACAATCTTGCTGCTGATAAGTGGATTGCCTTTCAGGCGCAGACTTTTTATGTGGGGTTTAATGGTTATAATGTGGTCAACAGTTACCACAATAGCACTCACTTATGGCATAGCAATTTACATCATCACGCCTAGGAAGGACAGTGAACCACTTGGTCAGATCATTGACATTGGAATAACAGTATGGTGTGGCTTAATGGCACTACTTCTACTCGGTAACACAATACGTCTGTTGCGTGCATGGCAGAAAAAGAAGCATGAAATAAGAAGAGCAGCAGtacaaaaatttgtaaattCAATTACTGTCGATGTTTGA